The following coding sequences are from one Lysinibacillus sp. FSL W8-0992 window:
- the purD gene encoding phosphoribosylamine--glycine ligase — MNVLVIGSGGREHAIAKQFSISPSVEKVFVSPGNDGMREDVEVVAIDTMDFAGLAQFAKENAVDLTFVGPEQPLAEGIVDFFTHRGLRIFGPTKAAAQIESSKSYAKDIMNKYNIPTATHETFTEAEKAINYIKAQGAPIVIKADGLAAGKGVVVAMTEEEAIEAVQDMIGNQRFGESSSRVVIEEFLDGEEFSFMSFVHKGQIYPMVIAQDHKRVYDGDKGPNTGGMGAYSPVPQISQDVVDVAYQTVVEPTVKGMEEDGVSFTGILYAGLILTKSGPKVIEFNARFGDPETQVVLPRMKSDFGAFMSALMDEKPFDLQWSNEAMLGVVIAAEGYPGDVVKGNALPNLEALSASHAVYHAGTKHVDGKFVGNGGRVLLVAAKASSLQEAQEKVYAGIATAEWDNFFYRKDIGWRTFK, encoded by the coding sequence ATGAACGTATTAGTAATAGGAAGTGGCGGTCGTGAGCATGCAATTGCCAAACAATTTAGCATTTCTCCGTCCGTAGAAAAAGTATTCGTTTCACCAGGTAACGACGGTATGCGAGAAGATGTAGAGGTTGTTGCTATTGATACAATGGACTTTGCAGGTCTTGCACAATTTGCAAAAGAAAATGCAGTAGATTTAACATTTGTTGGTCCAGAGCAACCACTAGCAGAAGGAATCGTGGATTTCTTTACACATCGTGGTCTACGCATATTTGGTCCGACGAAGGCAGCTGCACAAATTGAAAGTAGCAAATCATATGCGAAAGATATTATGAATAAATATAATATCCCAACAGCAACCCACGAGACGTTTACAGAAGCAGAAAAAGCGATTAACTATATTAAAGCACAAGGAGCACCAATCGTTATTAAAGCAGACGGCTTAGCAGCTGGTAAAGGTGTTGTTGTAGCAATGACGGAAGAAGAAGCGATTGAAGCAGTGCAAGATATGATTGGTAATCAACGTTTCGGTGAATCTTCATCTCGTGTTGTCATTGAAGAATTCCTTGATGGTGAAGAGTTCTCCTTTATGTCCTTTGTTCACAAGGGCCAAATTTATCCTATGGTCATTGCACAAGATCATAAACGTGTATATGACGGCGATAAAGGACCAAATACTGGCGGAATGGGTGCATATTCACCTGTACCACAAATTTCACAGGATGTAGTAGATGTAGCGTATCAAACAGTTGTTGAACCTACTGTTAAAGGCATGGAAGAAGACGGGGTCTCATTTACTGGCATTTTATATGCAGGTCTTATTTTAACGAAAAGTGGCCCTAAAGTAATCGAGTTCAATGCACGCTTTGGTGACCCAGAAACACAGGTCGTATTACCACGCATGAAATCCGATTTCGGTGCGTTTATGAGCGCATTAATGGATGAAAAACCATTTGATTTGCAATGGTCAAACGAAGCTATGTTAGGTGTTGTCATTGCTGCTGAAGGCTATCCTGGTGATGTTGTAAAAGGAAATGCCTTACCGAACTTAGAAGCATTATCTGCATCCCATGCTGTCTACCATGCAGGTACGAAGCATGTAGATGGAAAGTTTGTAGGGAATGGCGGGCGCGTTTTACTTGTTGCTGCTAAAGCATCTTCTTTACAGGAAGCACAAGAAAAAGTTTATGCTGGTATCGCAACAGCAGAATGGGATAATTTTTTCTACCGCAAAGATATCGGCTGGCGTACATTTAAATAA
- a CDS encoding YgaP-like transmembrane domain → MQQANLSDKNAFCRFALGTSMTAFGIAKVSRNPSCMKGRLMIALGAMKMAEGIFKYCPSKAMLNTNVENAMNTSMQSMFSGQNSMSSEQNSMSSEQISKLMKDFSSAITGNSSELTASFNSSDTSTSTQNSSDSKNSTNKAQNPS, encoded by the coding sequence ATGCAACAAGCAAATCTAAGTGATAAAAATGCCTTTTGCCGCTTTGCCCTTGGGACAAGTATGACGGCGTTTGGTATCGCTAAGGTATCTAGAAATCCTAGCTGTATGAAAGGACGACTTATGATTGCATTAGGAGCCATGAAAATGGCTGAAGGTATTTTTAAATATTGTCCTTCGAAGGCAATGTTGAACACAAATGTGGAAAATGCCATGAACACCTCTATGCAAAGTATGTTCAGTGGACAAAATTCTATGTCTTCTGAACAAAATTCTATGTCTTCTGAACAAATCAGTAAACTTATGAAGGATTTCTCCTCTGCTATTACTGGAAATTCGTCAGAACTAACAGCAAGTTTTAATTCATCTGACACCAGCACTTCAACACAAAATTCCTCAGACAGTAAAAATTCTACAAATAAAGCACAAAATCCTTCTTAG
- a CDS encoding adenine deaminase C-terminal domain-containing protein produces the protein MDPTWRISQLRQHIAVIDGKKSPNIVLKNARYLHSMLKQWVVGNIWISEDRIVYAGDRMPPLIEGTEIVDCTNKTIVPGYIEPHVHPFQLYHPQSFADFCGQLGTTAFISDNLSFVLSLENKKAFSILDELKKLPFSFYWWARFDSQTEMEQEEEIFSNTSILEWLQRDDVLLGGELTGWPKLLHGDDLMLYRMQMAKAHGKKIEGHFPGASERTLARMKLLGADGDHEAMTVEEVERRIMQGFAVTLRHSSIRPDLPNLLKGIVEKQLPIFDHLMMTTDGSTPSFHQDGVMDKCIQVALDAGVSPIDAYQMASYNVARYYNMSNLHGFIATGRFASLNILQDEWHPVPESVLSKGVWLKRDGERVHRFNAIDYKAIPSFELDFSLTSHDFQFSMPFGIELVNDVITKPYNSLITREGQLANHDESYLMLINRSGNWHVNTMIKGFATNVQGFASSYSNTGDILLIGKNKDDMLKAFEEMKAMRGGIVLVEKGEVVASVPLAIGGLLYQGDVEELTVKELALKQALAERGYRLGDAIYTLLFLQSTHLPYIRITPKGIFDVMKNKLLLPAVMR, from the coding sequence ATGGATCCAACATGGAGAATTTCGCAATTGCGTCAACATATAGCTGTCATAGATGGCAAAAAATCGCCTAATATTGTCTTGAAAAATGCGCGTTATTTACATAGCATGTTAAAGCAATGGGTGGTAGGAAACATTTGGATTTCAGAAGACCGTATTGTTTATGCAGGGGATAGAATGCCACCTTTAATAGAAGGCACAGAAATTGTTGATTGTACGAATAAAACGATTGTTCCAGGTTATATTGAACCTCATGTTCATCCGTTCCAGTTGTACCATCCACAGTCTTTTGCTGATTTTTGTGGGCAACTAGGTACTACCGCTTTTATCTCAGATAATTTAAGTTTTGTATTATCTTTAGAGAACAAGAAAGCGTTTTCAATATTAGATGAGTTAAAGAAGTTACCGTTCTCTTTTTATTGGTGGGCGCGGTTTGACTCACAGACTGAAATGGAACAGGAAGAAGAAATTTTTTCAAATACTTCTATTTTAGAATGGTTACAACGTGATGATGTATTGTTAGGTGGCGAGCTAACTGGTTGGCCAAAATTATTGCATGGTGATGATTTAATGTTATATCGCATGCAAATGGCTAAGGCGCATGGCAAAAAGATTGAAGGCCACTTCCCAGGTGCTTCAGAACGCACTTTAGCGCGAATGAAATTACTTGGTGCAGATGGCGACCATGAGGCGATGACGGTGGAAGAAGTAGAGCGACGGATTATGCAAGGATTTGCAGTAACGCTTCGTCATTCTTCTATCCGCCCTGATTTACCGAATCTATTAAAAGGAATCGTAGAAAAACAACTACCTATTTTCGATCATCTAATGATGACAACTGATGGCTCAACGCCTTCATTCCATCAAGATGGCGTAATGGATAAATGTATTCAAGTCGCTTTAGATGCAGGTGTCTCACCAATAGATGCTTACCAAATGGCATCATATAATGTTGCGCGTTATTACAATATGTCAAACTTACATGGCTTTATTGCGACTGGTCGCTTTGCCTCGCTTAATATTTTGCAAGATGAATGGCATCCAGTTCCAGAAAGTGTACTGTCAAAAGGTGTTTGGTTAAAACGTGATGGCGAACGAGTGCATCGCTTTAATGCAATCGACTATAAAGCAATTCCATCATTTGAATTGGATTTTTCACTAACTTCCCATGACTTCCAATTTTCAATGCCTTTTGGGATTGAATTAGTAAATGATGTTATTACAAAACCTTATAATTCGTTAATCACAAGAGAAGGACAGCTTGCAAACCATGATGAAAGCTATTTAATGCTCATTAACCGAAGTGGAAACTGGCATGTTAATACGATGATTAAAGGATTTGCAACAAATGTTCAAGGCTTTGCATCGTCATATTCAAACACTGGGGATATTTTGCTTATCGGGAAAAATAAAGACGATATGCTTAAAGCGTTTGAAGAGATGAAGGCTATGCGTGGGGGTATTGTCCTTGTAGAAAAAGGAGAAGTTGTCGCATCGGTTCCGCTAGCAATTGGTGGTCTTCTATATCAAGGCGATGTGGAGGAGCTTACAGTAAAAGAGCTTGCCTTAAAGCAAGCATTAGCAGAACGTGGTTATCGTCTAGGCGACGCTATTTATACTTTACTATTTTTACAATCTACGCATTTACCGTATATTCGAATTACACCTAAAGGAATTTTCGATGTAATGAAGAATAAATTATTATTACCTGCAGTTATGCGTTAG
- a CDS encoding DUF3048 domain-containing protein — MLKSKKLLVGLAFSALFIGGCSKDASEPKEDVTKIDDEPAIEEPVKEEIIVAPLTGEAVKEEVTQRPIIVTVNNHPAARPQSGLAAADIIYEMLAEGNVTRFLAVYQSELPENIGPVRSARSYFIDMAKGLGAFYVAHGYSPEAKTMLSNNVVDNINGMNYDGTLFKRSNDRVAPHNSYITSENILNGAEKVGASMNYSEKVRQAFYEPDERGKIGVETSQVDIYYGNSNSFHNTYVYDHETNRYGRQSAGVETKDMLTGEALTFANVLFFEMKHQTIDDVGRQDIDLTSGGNAYVFQNGYLREVKWANIDGLPTAVEETGELVKLVPGKTWVHFVPASPGLEAMVKTQP, encoded by the coding sequence GTGTTGAAATCAAAGAAACTACTAGTTGGCCTAGCATTTAGCGCTTTGTTTATCGGCGGATGTTCTAAAGATGCCTCTGAACCAAAAGAGGACGTAACTAAAATAGATGATGAACCAGCTATTGAAGAGCCTGTGAAGGAAGAAATAATTGTGGCCCCATTAACGGGAGAGGCTGTCAAAGAAGAAGTGACGCAGCGTCCAATTATTGTGACTGTTAACAATCATCCTGCTGCTCGTCCTCAATCAGGATTGGCAGCAGCAGATATTATTTACGAAATGCTAGCAGAAGGAAATGTCACTCGTTTCCTAGCAGTCTATCAAAGTGAATTACCAGAAAATATTGGACCGGTCCGAAGTGCTCGTTCTTATTTTATTGATATGGCAAAGGGCCTTGGTGCATTTTATGTAGCACACGGCTATAGTCCAGAGGCGAAAACGATGCTTAGCAATAATGTTGTTGATAATATTAATGGGATGAACTATGATGGCACACTATTTAAACGTTCTAACGATCGTGTAGCCCCACACAATTCCTATATAACTTCTGAAAATATATTAAATGGTGCTGAAAAAGTAGGCGCTTCAATGAATTACAGTGAAAAAGTGCGTCAGGCTTTTTATGAACCCGATGAACGTGGTAAAATAGGCGTTGAAACAAGTCAAGTTGACATTTACTATGGGAATAGTAATTCTTTCCACAACACCTATGTATATGATCATGAAACAAATCGTTATGGTCGACAATCGGCAGGCGTAGAAACAAAGGATATGTTGACAGGTGAAGCATTAACATTTGCAAATGTTTTATTTTTTGAAATGAAGCATCAAACAATTGATGATGTAGGTCGCCAAGATATTGATTTAACCTCTGGTGGAAATGCATATGTATTTCAAAATGGTTATTTAAGAGAAGTAAAATGGGCTAATATCGATGGATTACCAACGGCTGTCGAAGAGACTGGTGAACTTGTGAAGCTAGTTCCAGGAAAGACATGGGTACATTTCGTACCAGCTTCACCAGGGTTAGAAGCAATGGTGAAAACGCAGCCGTAA
- a CDS encoding YerC/YecD family TrpR-related protein — protein sequence MQIEKIRGHQTDQLFKAVLELKDIEECYKFFDDLCTISEIQSLAQRFEVAHLLRLKKTYESIKKETGASTATISRVRRCFDYGNDTYDEMLGRLYPDEKPFQAPKE from the coding sequence ATGCAAATCGAAAAAATTCGAGGGCATCAAACAGATCAGTTATTTAAAGCAGTATTAGAACTGAAGGACATTGAAGAATGCTATAAATTTTTTGATGATTTATGTACGATTAGTGAGATCCAATCGCTAGCACAACGATTTGAGGTAGCGCATTTATTACGTTTAAAGAAAACCTATGAATCCATTAAAAAGGAGACTGGGGCAAGTACAGCAACGATTTCTCGTGTACGTCGATGCTTTGATTATGGAAATGATACATATGATGAAATGTTAGGTCGTTTGTATCCAGATGAAAAGCCATTCCAAGCACCAAAAGAATAG
- a CDS encoding heptaprenylglyceryl phosphate synthase, translating into MDYLQWRHVFKLDPAKDISDEALEKICESGTDVILVGGTDGVTLDGVLDLLVRVRRFEVPIALEISTIDSVTPGYDYYFIPTVLNSDDPKWIKNLHHEAIKEYGDIMVWDELVAEGYCILNPNCKVAEVTQAKTDLSVDDVVAYARMSENFFKLPVFYLEYSGVYGDIEMVRAVKNELQNTKLFYGGGITSTKQAAEMAQFADTVVVGNIIYEDLKAALATVKAVKNAI; encoded by the coding sequence ATGGATTATTTACAGTGGAGACATGTGTTCAAGCTAGATCCAGCAAAGGATATATCGGATGAAGCATTAGAAAAAATTTGTGAATCTGGAACAGATGTCATTTTAGTTGGTGGAACAGATGGGGTAACATTAGATGGTGTTTTAGATTTACTTGTCCGCGTACGTCGCTTTGAAGTACCAATAGCTCTTGAAATTTCAACGATTGATTCAGTAACACCTGGCTATGACTATTATTTTATTCCAACGGTATTAAATAGTGATGACCCGAAATGGATTAAAAATTTGCATCATGAGGCGATTAAAGAATACGGAGACATTATGGTATGGGATGAGTTAGTCGCTGAAGGTTATTGTATTTTAAATCCAAATTGTAAAGTTGCAGAAGTAACACAAGCAAAGACAGATTTATCAGTGGATGATGTTGTTGCGTATGCGCGCATGTCTGAAAATTTCTTTAAGCTACCTGTATTTTATTTAGAATATAGCGGTGTATATGGCGACATTGAAATGGTACGTGCTGTGAAAAATGAATTGCAAAATACAAAGCTATTTTACGGTGGTGGCATAACTTCTACAAAGCAAGCCGCAGAAATGGCACAGTTTGCTGATACGGTCGTTGTAGGAAATATTATTTATGAAGATTTAAAAGCTGCACTTGCGACTGTTAAGGCCGTAAAAAATGCGATATAA
- the pcrA gene encoding DNA helicase PcrA, protein MEHLTKNLLVGMNPEQEKAVKATEGPLLIMAGAGSGKTRVLTHRIAYLIIEKEVYPSKILAITFTNKAAREMRERIDGILGNGTGDSMWVSTFHSMCVRILRRNIEQLGISRNFSILDSTDQLSVIKNVLKDENIDPKRFEPRAILNAISSAKNECITADEYAGQINEQNPYEKTVARVYKGYEKRLRRNQSLDFDDLIMTTITLFKRVPEVLEFYQNKFQYIHVDEYQDTNKSQYLLVQLLAKKFKNICVVGDSDQSIYRWRGADIGNILSFEKDYPNAKVIMLEQNYRSTKRILQAANDVIQNNTSRYPKELRTENAHGEKIALYKAYNEQEEAQFVVQTIQQLMEKENRSFDDFAILYRTNAQSRVMEEVLVKSNMAYQIVGGTKFYDRKEIKDLLAYLRLIANNDDDLSLARIINEPKRSIGATSFEKMARYAIDQDRSIFDAMNDLVFMGLTGKAAASAEHFYAMIKGFTEMQNYLSVTEIVEQVIEKSGYRAMLQNEKSIEAESRLENIEEFLSVTKAFEERSEDKSLIAFLTDLALIADIDALDKEDASKGNIILMTMHAAKGLEFPIVFIIGMEENIFPHSRSLDDNDEMEEERRLAYVGITRAEERLYLTCAQSRTIFGRSSFNNASRFLREISEDILESISKGGPKPEVPFGSSNRSASGYQKRTLGSQQHTQPATARLQATGGDQFGWKAGDKAIHKKWGTGMVVSVKGEGDSTELDIAFPQPIGIKRLLAQFAPIEKA, encoded by the coding sequence ATGGAGCATTTAACAAAAAACTTATTAGTAGGTATGAACCCTGAACAGGAAAAAGCAGTGAAAGCAACAGAAGGGCCATTACTAATTATGGCAGGTGCTGGTTCGGGAAAAACAAGAGTATTAACGCATCGTATTGCGTATTTAATCATAGAAAAAGAAGTATACCCTTCGAAGATTTTAGCCATTACGTTCACGAATAAAGCAGCTCGTGAAATGCGTGAGCGTATAGATGGTATTCTCGGAAATGGTACTGGCGACAGCATGTGGGTATCAACATTTCACTCGATGTGTGTACGCATTTTACGACGTAATATTGAGCAGCTTGGCATCTCGCGCAATTTCTCGATTTTAGATTCTACTGACCAACTTTCTGTCATAAAAAATGTCTTGAAGGATGAAAATATTGACCCTAAGCGTTTTGAACCTCGTGCAATCTTAAATGCAATCAGCTCAGCAAAAAACGAATGCATAACTGCCGATGAATATGCAGGGCAAATTAATGAACAAAATCCTTATGAAAAAACGGTTGCTCGTGTTTATAAAGGATATGAAAAAAGATTACGTCGCAATCAGTCACTTGATTTTGATGACTTGATTATGACGACGATTACATTATTTAAGCGAGTACCTGAAGTGCTTGAATTTTATCAAAATAAATTTCAATATATCCATGTTGATGAATACCAAGATACGAATAAATCCCAATACTTACTTGTGCAATTACTAGCGAAGAAATTTAAAAATATTTGCGTAGTAGGGGATTCGGATCAATCAATTTATCGCTGGCGTGGCGCAGATATTGGAAACATCCTGTCTTTTGAAAAGGATTATCCGAATGCGAAAGTCATTATGCTAGAGCAAAATTATCGCTCAACAAAACGCATCCTTCAAGCTGCAAATGACGTCATTCAAAATAACACAAGCCGTTACCCAAAAGAGCTGCGCACCGAAAATGCACATGGTGAAAAGATTGCTTTGTACAAAGCTTATAATGAGCAGGAAGAAGCACAGTTTGTCGTACAAACGATTCAACAGTTGATGGAAAAGGAAAATCGTTCATTTGATGACTTTGCCATTTTATATCGTACGAATGCACAGTCTCGTGTAATGGAGGAAGTGTTAGTTAAGTCTAATATGGCTTATCAAATTGTCGGTGGTACAAAGTTCTATGATCGTAAAGAAATAAAGGATTTATTAGCCTATTTGCGTCTCATTGCGAACAATGACGATGATTTATCGCTTGCGCGTATTATCAATGAACCGAAGCGTAGTATTGGTGCAACCTCATTCGAAAAAATGGCACGCTATGCCATCGATCAGGATCGCTCTATTTTTGATGCAATGAATGATCTTGTGTTTATGGGATTAACAGGGAAAGCCGCTGCTTCAGCAGAACATTTTTATGCGATGATTAAAGGCTTTACTGAAATGCAAAATTACTTGTCCGTAACGGAAATCGTAGAGCAAGTTATTGAGAAATCAGGCTATCGAGCGATGTTACAAAATGAAAAGAGCATTGAAGCGGAAAGTCGTTTAGAAAATATTGAAGAGTTTTTATCTGTGACAAAAGCGTTTGAAGAACGTAGTGAAGATAAGAGCTTAATTGCCTTCCTGACAGATTTAGCTTTAATTGCAGATATTGATGCGCTTGATAAGGAAGATGCATCTAAAGGCAATATCATTTTAATGACGATGCATGCTGCTAAAGGGTTAGAGTTCCCTATAGTTTTCATTATTGGCATGGAAGAAAATATTTTCCCACATTCTCGTTCTCTTGATGATAATGATGAAATGGAAGAGGAACGACGTCTCGCGTATGTCGGCATAACGCGTGCAGAGGAACGGTTGTATTTAACATGTGCGCAATCTCGAACGATTTTTGGTCGTTCAAGCTTTAACAATGCTTCCCGTTTCTTACGTGAAATTTCAGAGGATATTTTAGAATCCATCTCAAAAGGTGGTCCAAAGCCTGAAGTTCCATTTGGCTCAAGTAATCGTTCGGCAAGTGGTTATCAAAAACGGACACTTGGCTCGCAACAGCATACACAACCAGCAACGGCACGCCTGCAAGCAACTGGTGGGGACCAATTTGGTTGGAAAGCTGGAGATAAAGCGATTCATAAAAAATGGGGAACAGGTATGGTTGTTAGCGTAAAAGGTGAGGGTGATAGTACAGAACTAGATATCGCTTTTCCACAACCAATTGGTATTAAGCGATTACTAGCGCAATTTGCACCTATTGAAAAAGCGTAA
- the ligA gene encoding NAD-dependent DNA ligase LigA encodes MNEIEQRIAELNKLLHEYGHAYYVLDNPLVADSVYDQLLHELIALEEANPSLIYPDSPTQRVGGAVIEGFKKVTHDYPMLSLSNAFNEADLREFDRKIRQAIGDHFSYVCELKIDGLAISLKYENGVFVQGATRGDGVIGEDITANLRTIRAVPLRLKEPITIEVRGEAYMPKKSFEKLNAQRAENSEELFANPRNAAAGSLRQLDPKIAASRQLSTFIYAIGGDGEAYGIDGHGEMLDYLEGLGFPSNKERQRCASIEEVLSFIETWTENRPNLAYEIDGIVIKVDRFAQQDELGYTAKSPRWAIAYKFPAEEVVTTLLDIDLTVGRTGVVTPTAILTPVQVAGTTVQRASLHNEDLIRDKDIRIGDTVIIRKAGDIIPQVVGVLLEQRPEDSIPYEMPANCPVCDSELIRIEGEVALRCVNPACFAQIAESIKYFVSRNAMNIDGLGEKVVEQLLREDLIHDVSDLYQLTVEQLVELERMGEKSATNLVNAIQASKDNSMERLLIGLGIRHVGEKAAKIVSEQFETMEAVMAATEEQLIAIHEIGDKMASSLVEYFANEDARAVIQRLAEAGVNMTYKGKKVEVVVGDNPFAGKTIVLTGKLEQLTRNDAKAKIEELGGIVTGSVSKKTDLVIAGSDAGSKLTKAEQLGIEVWNEDDLIEQLT; translated from the coding sequence ATGAACGAAATTGAACAGCGCATAGCGGAGTTAAATAAATTATTGCATGAATATGGGCATGCGTATTACGTGCTAGATAATCCTCTTGTTGCAGATAGTGTATATGACCAACTATTACACGAACTCATTGCATTAGAAGAGGCAAATCCTTCACTAATTTACCCAGATTCACCGACACAGCGCGTTGGCGGTGCTGTCATAGAGGGATTTAAAAAAGTGACGCATGATTATCCGATGCTAAGTCTGTCCAACGCATTTAATGAAGCGGACTTGCGCGAGTTTGACCGTAAAATTCGTCAAGCAATCGGAGATCACTTTTCTTATGTATGCGAACTAAAAATAGATGGTCTAGCGATTTCTCTTAAATATGAGAATGGTGTTTTTGTCCAAGGAGCAACACGCGGTGATGGCGTAATTGGTGAGGATATAACAGCAAATTTAAGAACAATTCGTGCTGTGCCACTTCGATTAAAAGAACCAATTACGATTGAAGTGCGCGGCGAAGCATATATGCCTAAAAAGTCGTTTGAAAAATTAAATGCACAGCGCGCTGAAAATAGTGAAGAATTATTTGCAAACCCTCGAAATGCTGCTGCTGGTTCATTACGTCAATTAGATCCAAAAATTGCAGCAAGTCGTCAACTATCAACCTTCATTTATGCAATTGGAGGAGATGGTGAAGCGTACGGCATTGATGGGCATGGCGAGATGCTAGATTATTTGGAAGGGCTTGGATTCCCTTCAAATAAAGAACGTCAACGCTGTGCTTCGATTGAAGAGGTTTTGTCCTTTATTGAAACTTGGACAGAAAATCGCCCGAATTTAGCCTATGAAATAGATGGTATCGTAATCAAGGTCGATCGTTTTGCGCAGCAGGATGAACTTGGCTATACAGCAAAAAGTCCACGTTGGGCAATTGCCTACAAATTCCCTGCAGAAGAAGTTGTAACAACGTTGCTTGATATCGATTTAACAGTAGGTCGAACAGGCGTCGTGACACCAACGGCGATTTTAACACCTGTACAAGTAGCGGGAACTACTGTGCAACGAGCATCTTTACACAACGAAGATTTAATTCGTGATAAAGATATTCGAATTGGGGACACAGTCATTATCCGAAAAGCGGGCGACATTATCCCACAAGTAGTTGGTGTATTACTAGAGCAACGTCCAGAGGATTCAATTCCTTATGAAATGCCAGCAAATTGCCCTGTTTGCGATAGTGAGCTTATTCGAATTGAGGGAGAGGTTGCCCTGCGTTGTGTAAATCCAGCATGTTTTGCACAAATTGCTGAGAGCATTAAATACTTCGTTTCCCGTAACGCCATGAACATTGACGGACTTGGTGAAAAGGTTGTTGAGCAGCTGTTGCGTGAAGATTTAATTCATGATGTATCTGATTTATATCAGTTAACAGTAGAGCAGTTAGTCGAGCTAGAACGTATGGGCGAAAAATCAGCTACAAACCTAGTGAATGCTATTCAAGCATCGAAGGACAATTCAATGGAACGTCTACTCATTGGTTTAGGGATACGACATGTTGGCGAGAAGGCGGCAAAGATTGTCTCAGAGCAATTTGAGACGATGGAAGCGGTAATGGCTGCAACTGAGGAGCAGCTTATAGCAATTCATGAAATTGGCGATAAAATGGCATCTTCACTCGTTGAGTATTTTGCCAATGAAGATGCACGTGCTGTTATTCAGCGTCTTGCTGAGGCTGGTGTCAATATGACGTATAAAGGCAAAAAGGTAGAGGTAGTCGTAGGTGACAATCCATTTGCAGGCAAGACAATCGTGCTAACTGGTAAACTTGAGCAATTGACACGGAACGATGCAAAGGCGAAAATAGAAGAGTTAGGTGGAATTGTCACAGGAAGTGTCAGTAAAAAAACGGATCTTGTTATTGCAGGTTCGGATGCAGGGTCTAAACTGACAAAGGCAGAACAATTAGGTATTGAAGTTTGGAATGAAGACGACCTAATTGAGCAACTAACTTAA